The DNA window ACGTGGTGTGTATACTGTTAGTTTTATTCCCCTTCTGATGCTGGTGATTTCGTTTGTAATTAGTAATTACTGTTTGTGTTTTGGGGGCTTGATTGTTGCCAGTTTTCGTCGGAAAAGACGTTATTTTAGTGTGAATATGAAATGCAGATTTATGTTGAAGTTGCAATCATCAGTTTTTTCATCAGACCGCTTAATTTTTCCGATCGTTGTGCATTTCGGTTGAAAGGAAAGTAGGCATTGCATACCAAGAGATCAAGTTTTATGAAGAATTGCTTGAGAGCTGAAAACAGCAAAACCGCAGGTTTGCATATAACCACTGGGAACAAGAAAACTGAACATGGAAACTTGAAACCCGAGATTTTCGACAAACATTCTTCATGTTATCTTTCGAAGTACTTACATTTCTCATTACTAAGGAAATTCAGGACATAAAAGAAACCGATCGTATCATATTTCATCAAAATGGCTTCAgagcaatgttttaaaaggctcgTCTCAAGGCGCGCCTAGGCGTCCTCTGAGGCTGGGCGTGAGGGTTGCCGTCTCTGTTTTGAGGGAGTGGGCGGAAGGTGTCGTAGCGGCCGCCTAAGGGCACCtcagggttttttttatttattttttattttaatactcccaaaccaaatttttggTAGGTTTTGACTACCTCATACCTCTTCCTTGCGCTATCGTCtctctgcttttttttttttctgatttttattttttttatatgtttgcTTGCATTATTATATGTGTGCTCATTGTGCTTTTCATCttctattttatatatatatttataacagATGATtgttaattaataatatttttttaatataatatatgtatacacttagagtatatattaaaaaatttaagtcCTGTGAGACTTCGCCTCACGCCTAGACCGGGCTATCCCTCGGACGCCTCACGCTTTTAATAGATTGCTTCAGAGAAAGATAGAGAGTACAACAGATGTATTCAGACATTACTATCATTTCATGAATTCAAAGAATTGTTATAATATGTCCAAAACACACATTTAATACATATGCCCGGTATCTTCTCAACTCGTTTGCATCGCGTTACCTCACCGGCAACAAAGTGAATGTACAAATGGTAGAAGGGACTTCAAAGTCTTCTCAAGGTACCTAATCCTGTGCAACATGTAATTGCACTCTCCTGAAATTAGAATTCAGATGGTTATTACCAAGGTTCAATCAAACTCTTCGACTCGGTCATACTTTTTTGTGTACTTGTAAAATGCATCTACCCAGATCAGAAGCAAGCAAAAAAGGTCCAATCTCAGGATGCTGCAACATGGATTTCTCTCCTCCAACGACAGATACAACTGCTTGTTAACCGAAACCTGAATATACAAGTGGAGATGAAGTTCAAATTTCtttcaaaattgaaatattACTTTGTTGTGTATGTGGATGTATAAATTTGTGGAGAATGCCTTTATACACTCACTAGCTGCTCGGCTAAACACAACGTCGTTTCTGTTATCCGTTAGCTCTGCTGTTGTTAACATCCGTCACTTGAACATTATTTCGCACCAATGCAGACTGTCCAAATCCCTCATTAGTTGCTTGGCCCTGGTGACACCAAAGAACAACAACACTTGATTTAGGCACAAAGATAACGCAACAATCCAAGGTTCTAAAGAATTATCATATCATCTTGCAATATCATAATTGTTTAGCTGTTGGAGATGCACACACTTGCACAAAATCCTGGGGTTTTTCCCCCATTGTTAATCGATTTGGGTTGGATGCCCAAACGTAAACACTAACAAAGAACCCCAGGATATAAAGCATCAATTAAACAACAAAACTCCACAACTAATATTCATATGTTCTTTCAACAAGAATCAACTTCAAAGTACATACACGAACCTGACTAGATGTTTGATTCATAGAGCTATTGGCATTGCTGTTTTGCATCGCTTGTGAGTTCATGTTCTGAACCGAATCCTTTGAACCAGAAACTGGAGCTGATTCCACATTTTCCACAGGTCCTCCTGAACTGCCTGCATTTAGTCCTGCAGATGACTTCACAAAGGGACCTGCCGATGAGGGAGCTAAGGGGGCACGTTGCATCGGCACTGGAACTCCTTGACTAGGAAGCCCAAACATCTGAAGGTTAGATCCCATCATCCCATTGAAGGCGGTGTGCCCTGCCATATGTGAACCGGGGAAATGTGCTCCTTGCATGGGGGGCACCTGAAGCATAGGGTAACTAGAAGATGCACCATTCATGTCGGGCATACCCATCCCAAAACCCATGCCTAATCCCATTCCCATTCCCATTCCAACACCCATGGGCGAGAAATGAGCCATACAGGGTCCATGCATGTGTTGCATTCCTGGTGGTAACATCATTGGTGGCATATACATACCAGCCCCCATTGACATCATCTGCATAGGTATTGAAATAATATTGTGTTATACTAGAACATTCAGTTTGTTGGACACTACATCGAAAGTTGACTGAGTTAAGGAGTGATAAAGATTATGTTTACCTGTACTTGGAGTTGAAGCGTCTTCAAATACTCAATAGCCTCATCGAGCATTGAAGCTTTGTCCACCTTATATGTCATAACGAAAATGTCAGGATAGCCAAATTACAGAACATATCAACCAATAGTAGGTGACGTTTAAACTTCCATAATTATCAGATATATCTATTATAATAAGCAACCaagtttcaaacaaaagttaagTTCGAAATATTGTGGAGACGCATTTCAGATTTAATCAATAGACTTCCCTAGACATGAATACTGTTTAAATTGCTTTCACTCCAGAAGTTTTTAAATTAGATCTTTGATTTAACACTAAATTGTAAAACTTCTGAAGTCCACCAAACATCACAAGCAACTGTCCAGAAAGACGAAAAAAGTTAACATTTAAAAGAATAAAACCAACCTTATTGCAATTGGGTATGAGTTCCTGTAGCGCACGCATCTTCTCATTGATTCTGTCCCTTCGCCTCTGTTCAGAGAAATCCAGAATGAGCACAGTTTAATGATCTTAAGAGTTTACAAACAGCATATTGCAAAGGAACTAACACATTCCCTGTTATAAATAGTATCAATGATTGGTTTTGCTCACCCTTTCCGATAAATTATGCACTTCTGCTGCTCTGCTTCTCTTGGAACCCATGCCTCGAGCATGATCTCCTTTCTTCACACCCATGTATTCTTCCTCTACATCCTGCACAGGAGGAGGTGTCCTTAATTTATGCAGGAAAGGGAACTCCAAGAAATATTGAATACCAAGGTTTCAACTTACATCACTATGGCATTCAGACTCATCAGTCTCACGAAATTTTCTCTTCAAAGCTTGTGTTGGGTCATCTGAACCTCTCTCCACACTATTGCCTGAGCAAACAGAAGAAGCAACAACTGGCTCCACAGTTTTTTCACCATTCGGAGATACCCTAACTGCACTTTCACAAGGAATATGATTGGAATTTATGTCATCCTTAGAGGTTTCCTCTTGGCATGTTCCCTCAGACTGCTTAGCAGTACATGGTTCCTCAAGAGGCTTAGCTTCTGTTGGTTTCAATTCAACACTGGATCTCACTAGAATCTGTTGGCATTGTGAATTTGACTCCTTTTGTGCACTACTGCTTGAATCAATTGGCATTGACTCGGGCAGATTGTTACCAGTTGCAGCTGAAAACTTGTCCTTATTTGCAATCCTTATCATGCTTGATGAACCTGAGCCAGCCATCACACCGTTGGTCTGAACATTAGCCTTCGCAAGAGCAGCTGGTCGTGAAAAATGGGAAAAGTTCACTATGGGTGGATTATTATTACTAGGCGTTACTGGATCTGGCCTCAGTATCTTCATTACAGGAGACCCGCCTGCAGATGAAATCTGAGTTGAATTCTTGCCAACACCACGATGAGTGGCACTACTCGTATTATCACCAGCAGTATCCGAAACCCTTGATCTAAAAGATGGAAACGACGCTTGGGATCGCTGCGATGATAATGAGTACAACTGAGTAGCACCAGATCTAGGTCTGCTAGCATCAGCACCACCATTCAAAGGAACCTTTCCCACATTCCTTTGTTGCAAACAAGCACCTTCATGTGCagaattggaattggaatcCCTAAACACCTGACTAGAACTACTCCTCTTATCGATCGAggcaagattgtgattggtggaAGCCTCATTTGCAGTTGCACTAGAAAATTCAGGCAAAAAATCATGGCAGTACTCATGATGTAAAGGCTCATCAATGGAATAATTCAACCAAGGCAACATGTCATCATCCTCACTCAAACCCATCTCAGAAGATGGCACTGACAACGGAATTTCATCCAATCCAGAATCCAACACAGACCCAAATTTTCCTGTCTTCCCAATGTTGCCATTTCCTACATCTCTATCTCGATTTTTTGGGTTGTTAAAAGACGGTAAGCTATTAAAAGACGGATTCTTCCTAGTTCTACTGGACTGACCCTGCATCATAACCTGACCATTTTCCCATACCAACTCAAGAAAATCATTTCTGCATTAAAATCCCACAACAAATTCACAAAATGTTCAAATGTTAAATGGgaaaacactcaaaacacaaCACCATTCAATggcattaatcaaaaggaacaAAACTGCAAAGATGTAAAATTTAGGAACAGAAACTTACTCAAAATCTTGATTTGAATCAACCCTTCCGGCCATCCGATAAAGCTCGGACAAAGGCATTGTAATGAGCTGGAAAATCGCTGTTATTCTGAAATGGCACAAAGCTTCATGAACACAAACATATTGATCTTAAAGATTTCGACaacggattagtaaacgagtCATTAGTGCTGAGTTCAAAGCACcagaaataaatacatataggTGTATATATAGAATGCCAAAGACAGGAGTGATTGAAGACGTGAACTCCCAACCAAAAACCCCACTATAAAACAATCCCAGTTCAACTTAtagtgaaaaataaataaatttatatattcctCAGAGTTATATATTTTACAGAATAAAATCTTACTTTAAATACTGAAGTCTCAATCAgcaagtaaaataaaatatgcaaactttatatttaaaaaaagtgAGCAGTCAAAGTAATTCTTTAATGGCTTCCAAAGATCCCTAAAAACCCTCTAAATTAAGCTGCTTTGGTTaaaaaaattgcttcttttcaatttttttatcattaaacgAAGATCCCAGAAAACAGTTTAAATTTCCTTAAACAAATCAGCAATCTTTGCAAAATCCTCACCTACCCAAAACCCAGATAGAAACAATCATGGACAGAGCATTCCCAAAAGGAAAGCAAGAAACGTGGTTTTggggaaaccaaagtttcttgGATTAGTCAAATTACACCAATTCAGAAGGTAAATCAGATAAAGTCTCAAGAATTAGTAACTGAGCTCGAACAAAGAGAACCCATGATTTcacagagggagagagaatcCAAGTGGACGTAGAAGACGGCGAAAGGCTAGCAGATTTGCAGGGGGACCAATGCAGAGTTAgtgagacagagagagaaagaggggtaAGAGTTCCAGCTTTCAACTACCAAAGGTTAAAAGCTTGAAGCCCTTCCCCCCTTCGAATTTATTACCCTTAAAATGCACATAGTCAATCTTCTTatcattttttaacaaaaaaatataaaataaaatcttatTATCATGCCTTAAAAGGCTTAAACTTTTTGTTGAATCCTATTAGTAGTAAAACATAAGTAATACTTTAAATATTATGATCTCACTCTAATTAAAATTGagatttttttgtgataaaactctaCATCTGACAAATTATGTATCTAGTAATTACCAAGTTAGAGATAGTATCAATGTTGTTGGAAGTAATTCTACACTATTTACCTTTGAATTTTATAAAATGATTACCGCACactcattttcaaattttcttacaCACATCAGTTCCTtttcgtattttttttttcttattaattcaattaaaagtcAAAGATAAAAAGAGATGTGTAAAtgcttttttttgtatttttaatatatCACGATGATACTACTTGAACATAGTACTTAGAACATCTCCAACAAACTTTATAAAAGTCTCTATTATAACAAAATAAACCGTTACTCTCTAAATTTATAAAGCAACTGCTCAGAAGTTAAacatcaaaaaaataaaaaaataaaaaaactccaGTTGGACCTGTAAGCGATGGAAAAAAGGAAGAGAGGGTGGTTTTTGGAAATGAATGGGatgagtttttctttttataatgaTTGATTATGAAATGCTCGAAGTTTGCTGAATTAGAGGCTGTTGAGATGAAATGTTAAAGAAACTAGTTAAAGCAATTTTTTAACATTGTTCACTAGCTAAACTAgcaaaaatttaacaaaactaTTGGAAATGCTCTTAATGAAATAATGAACCATGTTTGGCTCCCTTTAGTCTACGTTATTCATCTTTATCTGTAAATTGCAGATTCACACATAAGAGGTGATTTTCACACACACCCTTATTTAAGCATGTTCGTTGTTTTCGTTAAACTTATTCAATATGATGTTTAACAAAAGAGACTTATGCATGAAGTAGTCTGTAATTTTCTTAATCAATTTACCAAACTCTAATCCTAGCATTaaatatctttcttttttaagtCATAGTTGATGGTGATGATAGCTGCCACCACTAAGCCATACTCTTGTTTTCAACTTGCTTTTACCAAATCTGATCATGATCTCAATAGTTGCTGCCAAAACATGGTGCTGTTTTGACTTAGATGATCAAAACCAAGTATTTAGTTTTTATAATGTCTTGTTTACATAAACATAGACACATTTACTACGAAAACGCATGAACCTAAACATTTTGTTTTATGGTCCATGACACAATGTAATTAATTAGAGGGGATGCTTAAAATTTGTCACTATAAactatattactattaatagaATTATAGAAGGTGCGGGTGATTCGGCAAAGAAAAATTTTCTTGCAACCGTTATATAAATTATGTGTCTCGCATTTGTTGTAGCAGGTAAGCAATACATGATTATGAATGTGATACACTTGTTTAATTTTGcaggtaaagaaaaaaaaaatctcgacTAGGTGAGGTAAAACAAGGTGTTAATAAAAAGATGAAACATCATGATAACTCTATGGTTAATGACTTAAGTGTTGTGTGTACTTGGTATGCATTtattgatttttcgttttaagGAAACATAACGTTCTAGAGATGGGAGGACAAAGAGGTAAGCTAGAGAGTCGTACATCAAACGAACTTATTGTGCCCATACTTTAGTTAAAATCAAGCTCTTTGACTCACTTTTAGTATTCCCTCACTTGAATTAGAAGTACCTTTTTGAAAGTAGATTTTAAAATGGATCAAA is part of the Malus domestica chromosome 12, GDT2T_hap1 genome and encodes:
- the LOC103450807 gene encoding transcription factor PIF3-like isoform X2 translates to MPLSELYRMAGRVDSNQDFENDFLELVWENGQVMMQGQSSRTRKNPSFNSLPSFNNPKNRDRDVGNGNIGKTGKFGSVLDSGLDEIPLSVPSSEMGLSEDDDMLPWLNYSIDEPLHHEYCHDFLPEFSSATANEASTNHNLASIDKRSSSSQVFRDSNSNSAHEGACLQQRNVGKVPLNGGADASRPRSGATQLYSLSSQRSQASFPSFRSRVSDTAGDNTSSATHRGVGKNSTQISSAGGSPVMKILRPDPVTPSNNNPPIVNFSHFSRPAALAKANVQTNGVMAGSGSSSMIRIANKDKFSAATGNNLPESMPIDSSSSAQKESNSQCQQILVRSSVELKPTEAKPLEEPCTAKQSEGTCQEETSKDDINSNHIPCESAVRVSPNGEKTVEPVVASSVCSGNSVERGSDDPTQALKRKFRETDESECHSDDVEEEYMGVKKGDHARGMGSKRSRAAEVHNLSERRRRDRINEKMRALQELIPNCNKVDKASMLDEAIEYLKTLQLQVQMMSMGAGMYMPPMMLPPGMQHMHGPCMAHFSPMGVGMGMGMGLGMGFGMGMPDMNGASSSYPMLQVPPMQGAHFPGSHMAGHTAFNGMMGSNLQMFGLPSQGVPVPMQRAPLAPSSAGPFVKSSAGLNAGSSGGPVENVESAPVSGSKDSVQNMNSQAMQNSNANSSMNQTSSQGQATNEGFGQSALVRNNVQVTDVNNSRANG
- the LOC103450807 gene encoding transcription factor PIF3-like (The RefSeq protein has 33 substitutions, 1 non-frameshifting indel compared to this genomic sequence), whose translation is MPFSELYRMAGRVDSSQDFENDFLELVWENGQVVMQGQSSRTRKNPSCNTLPSYNTPKNRDRDVGNSNIGKTGKFGFVVDSELDEIPLSVPSSEMGLSEDDDTLPWLNYSIDEPLHHEYCHDFLPEFSSATANEASSNHNLASIDKRSSSSQVLRDSNPNSAHEDACLQQRNVGKVALIGRADVSRPRTGTSQLHSLSSQQSQASYPSFRSRVSDTAGDNTSATHRDVGKNSTQISSAGGSPGMKILRPDPVTPSNNNPSIVNFSHFSRPAALVKANVQTNGVMAGSGSSSMIRIANKDKFSAATSNNLPESMPIDSSSSAPKESNSQCQQILVRSSVELKPTEAKPLEEPCTAKQSEGTCQEETSKDDINSNHIPCESAVRVSPNGEKTVEPVVASSVCSGNSVERGSDDPTQALKRKFRETDESECHSDDVEEEYMGVKKGDHARGMGSKRSRAAEVHNLSERRRRDRINEKMRALQELIPNCNKVDKASMLDEAIEYLKTLQLQVQMMSMGAGMYMPPMMLPPGMQHMHGPCMAHFSPMGVGMGMGMGLGMGFGMGMPDMNGASSSYPMLQVPPMQGAHFPGSHMAGHTAFNGMMGSNLQMFGLPSQGVPVPMQRAPLAPSSAGPFVKSSAGLNAGSSGGPVENVESAPVSGSKDSVQNMNSQAMQNSNANSSMNQTSSQGQATNEGFGQSALVRNNVQVTDVNNNRANG
- the LOC103450807 gene encoding transcription factor PIF3-like isoform X1 gives rise to the protein MIVSIWVLGRITAIFQLITMPLSELYRMAGRVDSNQDFENDFLELVWENGQVMMQGQSSRTRKNPSFNSLPSFNNPKNRDRDVGNGNIGKTGKFGSVLDSGLDEIPLSVPSSEMGLSEDDDMLPWLNYSIDEPLHHEYCHDFLPEFSSATANEASTNHNLASIDKRSSSSQVFRDSNSNSAHEGACLQQRNVGKVPLNGGADASRPRSGATQLYSLSSQRSQASFPSFRSRVSDTAGDNTSSATHRGVGKNSTQISSAGGSPVMKILRPDPVTPSNNNPPIVNFSHFSRPAALAKANVQTNGVMAGSGSSSMIRIANKDKFSAATGNNLPESMPIDSSSSAQKESNSQCQQILVRSSVELKPTEAKPLEEPCTAKQSEGTCQEETSKDDINSNHIPCESAVRVSPNGEKTVEPVVASSVCSGNSVERGSDDPTQALKRKFRETDESECHSDDVEEEYMGVKKGDHARGMGSKRSRAAEVHNLSERRRRDRINEKMRALQELIPNCNKVDKASMLDEAIEYLKTLQLQVQMMSMGAGMYMPPMMLPPGMQHMHGPCMAHFSPMGVGMGMGMGLGMGFGMGMPDMNGASSSYPMLQVPPMQGAHFPGSHMAGHTAFNGMMGSNLQMFGLPSQGVPVPMQRAPLAPSSAGPFVKSSAGLNAGSSGGPVENVESAPVSGSKDSVQNMNSQAMQNSNANSSMNQTSSQGQATNEGFGQSALVRNNVQVTDVNNSRANG